tctttggttttaattttccccttctcatttcaaaattttgttgaggtacACTAATTATATTATCTTACATATTGTTCATCAATAGTGTCATCATAGAAGCATTTTGCCATCATCAAACCTATGGGGCACTTGTTTATCTCACACTATAGTCTTTCAATGTAATTCTTTGCCCACTTGTTTCAGATTTTTGTTAGGATACAATAATGGTATCTTATACTTCATTCACCAATAGTCACCACAGGAACATTTTCCATCCTCAAAATGATGAAACCGATTGTTATCCCTAACAATAATTACTCTTCCAGTACACTTGGACATAAACTTGATTGCTGTATGACAATCACCGCAGATGCGCAAGTTCTTCATAACTCTAATTGGCCTATCTGATGGAAAGGTAATGAGCCCAAATGCAACAGCTAGTCTTTCACTATGATATCTGATTGTCTGATTCTTTTCTTCGCCGTTTACTTCTCTCAACACAAAACTTGTGTCTGCAATATAACCAGCTCGTTCCATTTCGTCTCCTAATTCCTCTAATTTTCtgtaaatttcttttgttttggcaTTGGACCTATCCCCAGCAGCAAATGTGTGAACCTTATTTCCCTCCTCAACCCAACTCAAGCCTGTCTCTTTCTTAATCCCTCGATCTCTAAGCATCTTCCTAGCTTTGGCTGCATCCTCGTATCTCCCAGCAGCAGCATAAGCATTAGATAATAACACATGCAAACCTGAGCTCACCGGTCCCAACTCAAAAATCCTATCAGCGGCATAAGCTGCCAATTCAGTGTTTCCATGAAGTCGACACCCTGTTAAAAAAGCTCCCCAAACAGACTCTGTCGGCTGAATAGGCATCTCCCTGATGATTGAAAGTGCCTCCTGCAGTTTACCTGCACGACCAAATAAATCAACCAAAGAAGCATAATGTTGATCACCTGGCTCAATTCCATACTCCTTCATTAACTCAAAGTAATGTTTTCCCTTCTCAACAAGCCCGGCATGGCTACAAGCATAGAGCACACACAAAAAGGTAATAAAATTCGGTTTGATCCCAAGGCCTTCCATCTgcttaaacaaatcaaacacTTTCTCTGTTTGTGAATGCTGAGCACAAGCAATCAGCATTGCATTCCACATCCCAAGATTCTTAACACAGGCTTCATCAAAAACCCGGTAAGATCCTCCTATCACTCCACACTTAGAATACAAAGATATCAAAGAACTGCCCACGAAACTTGATATatcataatttgttttaaagCACAATCCATGTATCTGCTTACCTAACTGAAGCAGCGTGGAATTAGCACAAACCTGTACAACACTCGAAAAAGTAAAGTCATTTACGTCCAGACGTTCATATAAAGCTTGTTTGAACAATGTCAAAGCTTCCTCAAACTCACCTAACTGAGCATATCCATATATCATCCCACTCCAAGAAACAACATTTCTTTGAGGCATTTCATCAAACAAGTTCCTTGCATCCTTAATTTTCCCGCATTTACCATACATGTCAACCAAAGAACTCGCCACGAATACATCCCTATCATACCCAGTTTTCAAAACCAAGCAATGTATCGATTGGCCGATATCAGACCTTCCCAGAATCGCACATGACTTAGTAGCGCTAGGGTAGATATGATCGTCGGGCCTAATGTTATTAACAAGCATTGTACGGAAAAACTGGATTGCAAGGGAAGGGAATTCATTTTGAGCGAAAGAGGAGATAACAGAGCTCCAAGTAGTGGGGCTTTTATGTGTAGCTTCGAAGAAGACTTGACGGGAGAAGAGAGGGAGTTGGGTCTTGGAATAGAAGTTGATGAGGTGATGAGATATGAGAGGGATGGTTTGAATGCCTGATTTAATGATGTGGGCATGGAGTTGGAGACCCTTTGGGAGGGACCTTGTGTGGGTTAAAGAGAGGAGTAGGTTGCAGATGTTTCTGTAGTTTTGCTCGAAGGAGAGTTGGTTTAAAGGGTTTAGGGGAGGTTCTGGGGTTTCCAGGGATTGAGGGAGGAGCATCAGATCGGTTTGACAACTTTGGAGATTTGGAGTGAAAACTTACTAATTTATACTCCTACTACCAATTGCTTGGGCCATTTGTATTATTACCCCtaaaccaattcaaaaaatttctagttaattaagttcaattaaaaattttaatatgtccaATTAAAATTCTTACAGAATAACTAATTCCATAttagaatgtataaatttgaaactatatatatatgttaaaaaatttaaagaaaataataataaaataaaatattttagtatgataaacttgaatagttaattaacttatttaagttccaaaattattattttgaaaattttaaaaatattttaaaattttgaaaattattttaaatttttgttatgaGAGATtagtttacttatttttaaaattgacagaGACTAAAGGGAT
The Gossypium raimondii isolate GPD5lz chromosome 8, ASM2569854v1, whole genome shotgun sequence DNA segment above includes these coding regions:
- the LOC105790305 gene encoding putative pentatricopeptide repeat-containing protein At5g52630, coding for MLLPQSLETPEPPLNPLNQLSFEQNYRNICNLLLSLTHTRSLPKGLQLHAHIIKSGIQTIPLISHHLINFYSKTQLPLFSRQVFFEATHKSPTTWSSVISSFAQNEFPSLAIQFFRTMLVNNIRPDDHIYPSATKSCAILGRSDIGQSIHCLVLKTGYDRDVFVASSLVDMYGKCGKIKDARNLFDEMPQRNVVSWSGMIYGYAQLGEFEEALTLFKQALYERLDVNDFTFSSVVQVCANSTLLQLGKQIHGLCFKTNYDISSFVGSSLISLYSKCGVIGGSYRVFDEACVKNLGMWNAMLIACAQHSQTEKVFDLFKQMEGLGIKPNFITFLCVLYACSHAGLVEKGKHYFELMKEYGIEPGDQHYASLVDLFGRAGKLQEALSIIREMPIQPTESVWGAFLTGCRLHGNTELAAYAADRIFELGPVSSGLHVLLSNAYAAAGRYEDAAKARKMLRDRGIKKETGLSWVEEGNKVHTFAAGDRSNAKTKEIYRKLEELGDEMERAGYIADTSFVLREVNGEEKNQTIRYHSERLAVAFGLITFPSDRPIRVMKNLRICGDCHTAIKFMSKCTGRVIIVRDNNRFHHFEDGKCSCGDYW